One region of Mycobacterium riyadhense genomic DNA includes:
- a CDS encoding PPE domain-containing protein produces the protein MSFAVLPPEINSARLLLGAGVEPMLNAAAAWEGLSNELGLAAGQFSSVTSSLVGYAWQGPASVAMAGAAAPYLGWLNAAAAQADQAATQVRVAAAAFEAALAATVHPAVISANRAQVVSLVISNLLGQNAPAIAAAEAQYEQMWAQDVAAMFDYYSGAAAAASALTPFAPGMPSQPAAAAGTPDALSVLVQRIFGNLGFANVGEGNTGNANVGDFNIGSGNIGSNNIGSGNRGSNNIGFGNVGPGLTAGLSNIGFGNTGSGNIGFGNTGNNNIGFGNTGNNNQGIGLTGNGLSGFESFNSGTGNIGLFNSGTENVGIGNSGTGNWGIGNSGNSYNTGIGNSGDANTGFFNSGIASTGIANSGNYNTGSYNSGSSNTGGFNAGSYNTGYLNTGNYNTGFANSGNVNTGALNGGDNNNGFLWRGDNQGWLFGRGPGYGNSTTAPSSGFFNNGAGAASGFFNSGANNSGFFNSQQGAIGIGNSGLANSGALESGAFNSGNTVSGLFNTSLVAITTPAYVSGFVNTGSNMAGFFRGPVTFNIGLANKGAGNILANANTGYYNIIANGNIGDYNILSSGNVGSSNVLGSGNIGSLNIFGSGNIGSQNFGSGNIGSQNFGNANIGIFNIGSGNFGNYNFGSGNLGNYNIGFGNAGNYNQGFANTGNNNIGFANTGNDSFGIGLTGNGQFGIGTLNSGTGNSGLFNSGTNNIGVFNSGTGNIGIGNSGIGNSGFLNAGIGSWGIGNPGNGNTGFGNAGSYNTGSLNAGIFNSGFGNTGDYNTGLFNVGDTNTGSFNVGNTNTGGYNTGNINTGYFNPGNVNTGAFDTGNYNNGFLISGDNHGQISIDLSVTTPYVPINEQFVIPVNYVMNLGGQVIQVTEAGTVFPKTYYLGGFFYFGPVILGASTLNIPNVTLAIGGPNVSIPITFQGAIESRTITFLKIDPAPGFGNNTTNPSSGFANSGIGGTSGFANFGSGSSGFVNSGLGTAMGNSGLQNYGSLQSGWANLGNSVSGFYNTSTASLATPANVSGLMNTGTNLAGVLRDNAGTIANLGLADLGRLNVGSGNIGDFNFGGGNIGSGNFGSGNIGSQNFGSGNIGSGNIGFGNVGPGLTAAVDNVGFGNIGSGNFGFGNTGDGNIGFGNTGNDNFGIGLTGNNQLGINFAGGLNSGTGNIGLFNSGSNNVGIGNSGNGNWGFGNSGSFNTGIGNAGSTNTGFFNIGSVNTGFANTGSYNTGWYNAGNANTGIANPGDYNTGLYNIGNYSTGVANQGDIATGAFLTGNMTNGLMWRGDEEGQWGASYTIHIPEIPGHVDGSAPIDIPITAGFTNTVYSGISLADVHYGFEISPGVPLLTGVINSVTLAPVTATGPAVSFNIGIPGGSTKILIPATFSVGPADWTVFNIPAQTGYFNTTTNPSSGFFNSGPGTVSGFGNVGANLSGFQNYATAATSGFKNYGNMQSGLANLGDTVSGLLNTGIGTPANVSGAYNIGTNLAGFFHNEVAGGSTFNAGLGNVGANNVGFGNAGDFNVGLGNLGTANFGTGNLGNFNIFSGNHGSYNFGSGNFGDYNIGLANLGNYNFGFGNAGSSNQGFANTGSNNIGFANTGNNNIGIGLTGDDQQGFGAWNSGTNNIGLFNSGTNNLGLFNSGTGNVGIGNSGTGNWGIGNTGNTNTGVLNAGDVNTGFLNPGNVNTGIGNAGGYNSGSFNVGSYNTAGLNAGSYNTGYLNAGNYNTGFANPGNVNTGAFNSGSYSNGFLWRGDYEGLFGVDDVISIPDTAIPVNVHIPIYLDIPINGTLGVFTVIGFTIPSVTVDLTLFGVISFSNVVTVTPIFIPNIALALPPINMNIGTGPGPLIDIVATGGLLPIKVPIVDIPAAPGFGNSTTTPSSGFFNSGSGTVSGFGNVGGNSSGFFNLTSGSSGISGFQNYGDLVSGFSNFGNTVSGFLNTGTPGLAIPANVSGLGNVGNDIAGFFRNNQIANVGFANIGTGNVGGGNIGTNNVGFGNVGIGNFGTGNIGNFNVFSGNHGSYNFGPGNLGDYNVGLGNLGNYNVGFGNAGSSNQGFANTGSNNIGFANTGNNNIGIGLTGDGQVGFGAWNSGTNNIGLFNSGTNNIGLFNSGTGNVGIGNSGTGNVGIGNPGIGNTGLGNSGTGNWGLWNAGLGDTGIANAGTYNTGGYNTGSTNTGFVNPGNYNTGSYNTGSTNTGGFNAGEYNTGYFNLGDYNTGLANTGNVNTGAFIEGNFSNGMFWRGDYQGLWGAHYEIYIPEFPVLNMDINIPINIPIHANLNSLALSGFTIPAFNVSAIGIIDLNFGPIVIPTITGTLPVIDITIGGPNTSIPIAIRSGTGPVHIVFVDIPPAPGIGNSPTGTPSSGFFNNATGGTVSGFGNLGANLSGFGNTNVGSTLGSSGAQNLGSLQSGWANLGNTVSGFYNTSQANFATAANLSGFANIGTDLSGLFRGPSGTPILNLGLADLGQLNIGSGNVGDFNVGSGNIGSGNIGFGNLGNNNFGSGNIGSGNIGFGNAGPGLTAALNNIGFGNTGNANFGFGNTGDGNFGFGNTGNGNIGIGLTGNNQVGLGPLNSGIANVGLFNLGDNNVGIGNAGNFNQGFANAGNNNIGLFNTGNNNVGIGLTGDNQSGFSSLNSGFGNTGFFNAGIGNTGLFNSGTANIGLFNSGTGNFGIGNMGTGGIGIGLSGNNQIGIGGTNSGSFNIGLFNSGTGNVGFGNSGTGNWGIGNTGTGNTGIGNTGTYNSGLFNIGNFNTGVANPGDYNTGLFNIGNFNTGLSNRGDFNTGLANTGNYNTGLANSGDFDTGGFITGNMNNGFFWRADSHGLLAFNYTITMERVPAFLTIDAPINIPIVGSITDVNIPAVTIPQIPARGTLDLAVLKGTVIAPVGPINFHGGDNTAPSTTPIVIDFGTQPAVNLNIGAPDGSTVVHIGGTGGFGNGYLTLIDIKPMPGFFNSTPVPSSGFFNSGTGNASGFFNFGNNSGFLNYAMGAIGNSGLQNVGSMQSGWANLGNNISGWFNTGTATPANVSGLVNVGTNLAGWFRNGPDATSFSFGLADHGYFNLGSANVGNYNIGNGNIGSFNLGNANIGSGNFGSSNIGSGNFGIGNIGGGNIGFGNSGPGLTAALQNFGFGNTGSFNIGFGNTGDGNIGFGNTGDGNIGIGLTGNAQTGFGGWNSGSGNVGLFNSGTDNIGIGNSGTGNWGIGNTGSYNTGIGNTGTTNTGSFNSGFVNTGIGNSGNYNTGFYNAGNTNSGSFNPGDYNTGGFNTGNFNTGYFNTGNSNTGFANSGNVNTGAFIAGNYSNGFFWRGEYQGLASFKYEGVVQETPWSYDISGDIEIPIKGTINAITQEAFTLAQFPIDISLEVTICLIYIPFVGCVLHATLPPIHITTEHVGPFEIGANVINPETPIDFTFSQPIHFADNGTVGPYTFGFSWQQAPGFFNSTTNPSSGFFNSGSGGASGFFNDAQGAVSGFWNSFTESSGMFNSGGVDVSGLQNHGSQESGWANLGNFVSGVYNTSMLDLMTQAFISGFGNYGTELAGILRSNNP, from the coding sequence ATGAGCTTCGCGGTGCTGCCCCCAGAGATCAACTCGGCACGTCTGTTGCTCGGTGCGGGGGTGGAGCCGATGCTCAACGCGGCGGCCGCCTGGGAGGGGCTGTCCAACGAGTTGGGTTTGGCCGCGGGTCAGTTTTCGTCGGTGACCTCAAGCTTGGTGGGTTACGCATGGCAGGGTCCCGCGTCGGTCGCGATGGCGGGCGCGGCGGCACCCTATTTGGGATGGCTGAACGCGGCAGCGGCGCAAGCCGATCAGGCGGCCACCCAGGTGCGGGTAGCGGCGGCCGCTTTCGAGGCGGCGCTCGCGGCCACGGTGCACCCAGCAGTCATCTCGGCCAACCGCGCTCAGGTTGTGTCGCTGGTGATTTCGAACCTGCTGGGGCAGAACGCCCCGGCGATCGCCGCGGCCGAGGCCCAGTATGAGCAGATGTGGGCCCAGGATGTGGCCGCAATGTTCGACTACTACTCCGGGGCCGCGGCCGCCGCTTCCGCGTTGACGCCGTTCGCCCCGGGGATGCCGAGCCAGCCTGCCGCGGCTGCCGGCACGCCAGACGCCTTGAGCGTTCTCGTCCAACGAATCTTCGGCAACCTGGGCTTCGCAAATGTCGGTGAGGGCAACACCGGCAATGCGAACGTTGGCGACTTCAACATCGGTTCCGGAAACATTGGCAGCAACAACATCGGCAGCGGAAACCGCGGCAGCAATAACATCGGCTTCGGAAACGTGGGTCCGGGTCTGACGGCCGGCCTCTCCAACATTGGCTTCGGCAACACTGGCAGCGGCAACATTGGCTTCGGCAACACCGGTAACAACAACATCGGTTTCGGCAACACCGGTAACAACAACCAGGGCATCGGACTCACCGGCAACGGTCTATCCGGGTTCGAATCCTTCAACTCGGGTACCGGCAACATCGGTTTGTTCAATTCCGGCACCGAGAACGTCGGCATCGGCAACTCCGGCACCGGAAACTGGGGCATCGGTAACTCGGGCAACAGCTACAACACGGGCATCGGCAATTCGGGTGATGCCAACACTGGATTCTTCAACTCCGGCATCGCCAGCACCGGCATCGCGAACTCGGGCAACTACAACACTGGCAGCTACAACTCGGGCAGCAGCAACACGGGTGGCTTCAATGCGGGCAGCTACAACACCGGCTATCTCAATACCGGCAATTACAACACCGGATTCGCGAATAGTGGCAACGTCAACACCGGTGCTTTAAACGGGGGCGACAACAATAACGGCTTCTTGTGGAGGGGCGACAATCAGGGCTGGCTTTTCGGGAGAGGCCCCGGCTACGGAAACTCGACCACCGCCCCCTCGTCGGGCTTCTTTAACAATGGCGCCGGGGCGGCATCGGGCTTCTTCAACTCCGGCGCCAACAATTCCGGCTTCTTCAACTCACAGCAGGGTGCCATCGGCATCGGCAACTCGGGCCTGGCCAACTCGGGTGCCCTGGAGTCGGGTGCCTTTAACTCCGGCAATACCGTGTCGGGCCTCTTCAACACGAGCCTGGTGGCTATCACGACGCCGGCGTATGTCTCCGGTTTCGTTAATACCGGAAGTAACATGGCTGGCTTCTTCCGTGGACCAGTGACATTTAATATAGGCCTGGCGAACAAAGGTGCCGGCAATATTCTCGCTAATGCAAATACCGGTTACTACAATATCATCGCCAATGGAAACATCGGCGACTACAACATCCTCAGCAGCGGAAACGTCGGCAGCTCCAACGTACTCGGCAGCGGCAACATCGGCAGTCTTAACATTTTCGGTAGCGGCAACATCGGCAGCCAGAACTTCGGCAGCGGCAACATCGGCAGCCAAAACTTCGGCAATGCCAATATCGGCATATTCAATATCGGCTCCGGAAATTTTGGCAACTACAACTTCGGCTCTGGAAACCTGGGCAACTACAACATCGGCTTCGGGAACGCGGGCAACTACAATCAGGGCTTTGCGAATACCGGCAACAACAACATCGGTTTTGCAAATACCGGCAACGACAGTTTCGGTATCGGGCTGACCGGCAACGGTCAGTTCGGTATCGGCACCCTGAACTCGGGTACCGGCAACAGTGGCTTGTTCAACTCCGGCACCAACAATATTGGCGTCTTCAACTCCGGCACCGGAAATATCGGTATCGGAAACTCGGGCATCGGGAATTCGGGTTTCCTAAACGCAGGAATCGGGAGCTGGGGCATCGGAAACCCAGGTAACGGAAATACCGGATTCGGCAACGCGGGCAGCTACAATACGGGCTCACTAAACGCCGGAATCTTCAACTCGGGCTTTGGTAACACGGGCGACTACAACACCGGCCTGTTCAACGTCGGCGACACCAACACCGGCAGCTTCAACGTGGGCAACACCAATACCGGCGGCTACAACACAGGAAACATCAACACCGGTTATTTCAACCCAGGCAACGTTAACACCGGCGCGTTCGACACCGGCAACTATAACAATGGCTTCCTCATCTCCGGCGATAACCATGGCCAAATTTCCATCGACCTCTCGGTCACTACCCCATACGTGCCCATAAATGAACAGTTCGTCATCCCGGTAAATTACGTGATGAACCTCGGCGGCCAGGTGATCCAGGTCACCGAGGCAGGTACGGTTTTCCCCAAGACTTACTACCTGGGCGGCTTCTTCTATTTCGGCCCGGTAATTCTGGGCGCCTCCACTCTCAACATTCCGAATGTCACACTCGCCATCGGCGGTCCGAACGTCTCGATACCGATCACCTTTCAGGGCGCCATCGAGAGCCGCACGATCACGTTCCTCAAGATCGACCCGGCCCCGGGCTTCGGGAACAACACCACCAACCCGTCGTCGGGCTTCGCGAACTCGGGCATCGGTGGTACGTCGGGCTTCGCGAACTTCGGCAGCGGCAGTTCGGGGTTCGTGAACAGCGGCTTGGGGACGGCAATGGGCAATTCGGGCCTCCAAAACTACGGCTCGCTGCAATCGGGCTGGGCAAACTTGGGCAACAGCGTCTCGGGTTTCTACAACACCAGCACCGCGAGCCTCGCGACGCCAGCCAATGTCTCGGGCTTGATGAACACCGGCACCAACCTCGCCGGCGTGCTGCGCGACAACGCGGGGACAATCGCCAACTTGGGTCTTGCAGACCTGGGCCGTTTGAACGTGGGCAGCGGAAACATCGGCGACTTCAATTTCGGCGGCGGAAACATCGGCAGCGGCAACTTCGGCAGCGGCAACATCGGCAGCCAGAACTTCGGCAGCGGCAACATCGGCAGCGGCAACATCGGGTTCGGGAATGTGGGTCCCGGCTTGACAGCGGCGGTGGACAACGTCGGCTTCGGCAACATCGGCAGCGGCAACTTCGGGTTCGGCAACACCGGTGATGGCAACATCGGCTTCGGCAACACCGGCAACGACAACTTCGGTATCGGATTAACTGGCAACAACCAACTGGGCATCAACTTCGCCGGCGGGCTGAACTCGGGCACCGGCAATATCGGCCTGTTCAACTCGGGCAGCAATAACGTCGGAATTGGCAACTCGGGCAACGGAAACTGGGGCTTCGGCAATTCCGGCAGTTTCAACACCGGTATCGGCAACGCCGGCAGTACCAACACCGGCTTCTTCAACATCGGATCCGTCAACACCGGCTTCGCCAACACGGGCAGTTACAACACCGGTTGGTACAACGCCGGCAACGCCAACACCGGCATAGCCAATCCTGGTGACTACAACACCGGCCTGTACAACATTGGCAATTACAGCACGGGCGTTGCCAATCAAGGTGACATTGCCACCGGCGCTTTCCTCACCGGCAACATGACCAATGGCTTGATGTGGCGGGGTGATGAGGAGGGCCAGTGGGGCGCGAGCTACACCATCCATATTCCCGAAATTCCCGGCCATGTCGACGGCTCCGCTCCCATCGATATCCCCATCACTGCCGGCTTTACCAACACCGTCTACAGCGGGATTAGTCTTGCGGACGTCCACTACGGGTTCGAGATCTCCCCGGGGGTCCCGCTGCTTACTGGCGTAATCAACTCGGTCACCCTCGCGCCAGTCACCGCTACGGGTCCCGCCGTCTCGTTCAACATCGGCATACCTGGCGGTTCAACCAAGATATTGATCCCCGCCACGTTCAGCGTGGGCCCCGCCGACTGGACGGTCTTCAACATCCCGGCACAGACCGGCTACTTCAACACCACCACCAACCCATCCTCAGGGTTCTTCAACAGCGGACCCGGAACCGTGTCGGGCTTCGGCAACGTTGGCGCCAACCTTTCCGGCTTCCAAAACTATGCGACCGCCGCAACTTCGGGCTTCAAGAACTACGGCAACATGCAATCGGGCCTGGCGAACCTGGGCGACACCGTGTCGGGCCTGCTGAACACGGGGATCGGGACGCCGGCCAACGTCTCGGGCGCGTACAACATCGGCACCAACCTCGCAGGCTTCTTCCACAACGAGGTGGCCGGGGGGTCGACATTCAACGCGGGATTGGGCAACGTCGGCGCCAACAATGTGGGCTTCGGAAATGCGGGCGACTTCAACGTCGGCCTAGGTAACCTCGGCACCGCCAACTTCGGCACCGGAAACCTCGGCAATTTCAATATTTTCTCCGGAAACCACGGTTCCTACAATTTCGGCTCCGGAAACTTCGGCGACTACAACATCGGCCTGGCGAATCTGGGCAACTACAACTTCGGGTTCGGCAACGCCGGCAGCTCCAACCAGGGATTTGCAAACACCGGCAGCAACAACATCGGTTTCGCTAATACCGGCAACAACAACATCGGCATCGGGCTCACCGGCGACGACCAACAGGGCTTCGGAGCGTGGAACTCCGGCACCAACAACATCGGCTTGTTCAACTCGGGCACCAACAACCTCGGCTTGTTCAACTCGGGCACTGGAAACGTCGGCATCGGAAACTCCGGCACCGGAAACTGGGGCATCGGCAACACCGGCAACACCAACACCGGGGTCCTCAACGCTGGCGACGTCAACACCGGTTTCTTGAACCCGGGCAACGTCAACACCGGTATCGGCAACGCGGGCGGCTATAACTCCGGCAGCTTCAACGTTGGAAGCTACAACACGGCCGGCCTGAACGCCGGCTCGTACAACACCGGGTACTTGAACGCGGGCAACTACAACACCGGATTTGCCAACCCGGGCAACGTTAATACCGGTGCCTTCAACTCCGGCAGCTACAGCAACGGGTTTTTGTGGCGGGGTGACTACGAGGGTCTGTTCGGTGTTGACGACGTAATCAGCATCCCCGACACCGCAATCCCGGTGAACGTCCATATTCCCATTTACCTCGACATTCCGATCAACGGCACCTTGGGCGTCTTCACCGTCATAGGATTCACCATTCCGTCGGTCACCGTCGACTTGACTTTATTCGGCGTTATTTCCTTTTCCAACGTCGTAACCGTCACGCCAATCTTTATCCCGAATATTGCGCTTGCCCTTCCCCCAATCAACATGAACATCGGTACCGGCCCGGGACCTCTGATCGATATCGTCGCAACCGGAGGACTGCTGCCCATCAAGGTCCCGATCGTCGACATCCCAGCGGCCCCCGGATTCGGAAACTCGACAACCACACCGTCATCGGGGTTCTTCAACTCCGGGTCGGGCACCGTGTCGGGCTTTGGAAATGTCGGCGGCAACAGCTCCGGGTTCTTCAACCTCACCTCCGGCAGCTCAGGAATCTCCGGCTTCCAAAACTACGGCGACCTGGTGTCGGGCTTCTCCAACTTCGGCAACACCGTCTCCGGCTTCCTCAACACCGGCACGCCCGGCCTCGCAATACCGGCCAACGTGTCCGGCCTGGGCAACGTCGGCAACGACATTGCCGGGTTCTTCCGCAACAACCAGATCGCGAATGTGGGCTTTGCAAACATCGGCACCGGAAACGTCGGCGGCGGCAACATCGGCACCAACAATGTCGGCTTCGGAAATGTCGGGATCGGGAACTTCGGCACCGGCAACATCGGTAATTTCAACGTCTTCTCCGGAAACCACGGTTCCTACAATTTCGGTCCCGGAAACCTGGGCGACTACAACGTCGGCCTGGGCAACCTGGGCAACTACAACGTCGGGTTCGGCAACGCCGGCAGCTCCAACCAGGGATTTGCAAACACCGGCAGCAACAACATCGGTTTCGCTAATACCGGCAACAACAACATCGGCATCGGGCTCACCGGCGATGGGCAGGTGGGTTTCGGAGCCTGGAACTCCGGCACCAACAACATCGGCTTGTTCAACTCCGGCACCAACAACATCGGCTTGTTCAACTCGGGCACCGGAAACGTCGGTATCGGGAACTCGGGCACCGGAAACGTCGGGATCGGCAACCCGGGCATCGGCAACACTGGTCTCGGGAACTCGGGCACCGGGAACTGGGGGCTGTGGAATGCGGGCCTCGGCGATACCGGCATCGCCAACGCCGGCACCTACAACACCGGTGGCTACAACACCGGCAGCACCAACACCGGCTTTGTCAACCCCGGAAACTACAACACCGGCAGTTACAACACGGGCAGCACCAACACGGGCGGCTTCAACGCGGGCGAATACAACACCGGCTACTTCAACCTCGGCGACTACAACACCGGCCTGGCAAACACGGGCAATGTCAATACCGGCGCCTTCATCGAGGGCAATTTCAGCAACGGCATGTTCTGGCGGGGCGACTACCAGGGCCTATGGGGCGCCCACTATGAAATTTATATCCCCGAATTCCCCGTGCTCAACATGGACATAAATATCCCGATCAATATCCCCATCCACGCCAACCTCAACAGCCTCGCCCTCAGTGGATTCACCATTCCGGCGTTCAATGTCAGTGCCATCGGCATTATCGACTTGAACTTCGGACCCATCGTCATCCCGACCATTACCGGTACCCTGCCGGTGATCGATATCACCATCGGCGGACCAAATACTTCGATTCCGATTGCGATCCGCAGCGGCACCGGCCCCGTCCATATTGTCTTCGTCGACATCCCGCCGGCCCCCGGCATCGGAAACTCGCCCACCGGCACCCCTTCGTCGGGATTCTTCAACAACGCCACCGGCGGGACCGTCTCGGGCTTCGGAAACTTGGGTGCCAACCTCTCGGGCTTCGGCAACACCAACGTCGGCAGCACCTTGGGAAGCTCGGGCGCGCAAAACTTGGGCTCGCTGCAATCGGGTTGGGCAAACCTCGGCAACACCGTCTCCGGCTTCTATAACACCAGCCAAGCGAACTTCGCGACGGCGGCCAACTTGTCGGGCTTTGCAAACATCGGCACCGACCTGTCCGGCCTGTTCCGCGGCCCGTCCGGGACGCCAATCCTCAACCTTGGTCTTGCCGACCTCGGGCAATTGAACATCGGCAGCGGAAACGTCGGCGACTTCAACGTGGGCAGCGGCAACATCGGCAGTGGCAACATCGGCTTTGGAAACCTCGGGAACAACAACTTCGGCAGCGGCAACATCGGCAGTGGCAACATCGGGTTCGGCAACGCCGGTCCGGGGTTGACGGCGGCGCTGAACAACATCGGGTTCGGCAACACCGGCAACGCCAACTTCGGCTTCGGCAACACCGGAGACGGCAACTTCGGGTTCGGCAACACCGGCAACGGCAACATCGGCATCGGCCTGACCGGCAACAACCAGGTCGGGCTGGGCCCGCTGAACTCGGGCATCGCCAATGTGGGCTTGTTCAACCTGGGCGACAACAACGTCGGAATTGGCAACGCCGGCAACTTCAACCAGGGCTTCGCCAATGCCGGCAACAACAACATCGGCCTGTTCAACACCGGCAACAACAACGTCGGCATCGGGCTCACCGGCGACAACCAATCCGGGTTCAGCTCACTGAACTCGGGCTTCGGCAACACCGGCTTCTTCAACGCGGGCATCGGCAACACCGGCTTGTTCAACTCGGGCACCGCCAACATTGGCCTGTTCAACTCCGGCACCGGCAACTTCGGTATCGGGAACATGGGCACCGGCGGCATCGGTATCGGCCTGTCCGGCAACAACCAGATCGGAATCGGCGGCACGAACTCCGGCAGCTTCAACATCGGCCTGTTCAACTCGGGCACCGGCAATGTCGGTTTCGGCAACTCGGGCACCGGAAACTGGGGTATCGGCAACACCGGCACCGGCAACACCGGCATCGGCAATACCGGCACTTACAACTCAGGCCTGTTCAACATCGGCAACTTCAACACCGGCGTCGCCAACCCCGGCGACTACAACACCGGCCTGTTCAACATCGGCAACTTCAACACCGGACTCAGCAACCGGGGCGACTTCAACACCGGCCTGGCGAATACCGGAAACTACAACACCGGCCTGGCAAACAGCGGCGACTTCGACACCGGCGGGTTCATCACCGGCAACATGAACAATGGCTTCTTCTGGCGGGCGGATAGTCACGGCTTACTGGCCTTCAACTACACCATCACGATGGAGAGGGTCCCCGCCTTCCTCACCATAGACGCCCCGATAAACATACCCATCGTCGGCAGCATCACGGACGTCAACATCCCGGCCGTAACCATTCCTCAAATCCCCGCCCGAGGAACCCTTGATCTCGCCGTCCTCAAGGGCACCGTCATCGCGCCCGTCGGTCCCATCAATTTCCACGGCGGCGACAACACCGCCCCGTCGACCACACCAATCGTGATCGACTTCGGCACGCAGCCCGCGGTGAATCTCAACATCGGCGCTCCGGACGGTTCAACCGTGGTGCACATCGGCGGCACCGGCGGCTTCGGCAACGGCTACCTCACGCTCATCGACATTAAGCCGATGCCGGGCTTCTTCAACTCCACACCGGTTCCGTCGTCGGGCTTCTTCAACTCGGGTACCGGTAATGCGTCGGGCTTCTTCAACTTCGGCAATAACTCGGGCTTCCTCAACTACGCCATGGGAGCCATCGGAAACTCCGGCCTGCAGAACGTCGGTTCAATGCAATCTGGCTGGGCGAACCTCGGCAACAACATTTCCGGGTGGTTCAACACCGGCACGGCAACGCCGGCCAATGTCTCGGGCCTGGTAAACGTCGGCACCAACCTGGCCGGTTGGTTCCGCAACGGGCCCGACGCGACGAGCTTCAGCTTCGGCTTGGCGGACCACGGATACTTCAACCTGGGTAGTGCCAACGTTGGCAACTACAACATTGGCAACGGAAACATCGGCAGCTTCAACCTGGGCAACGCCAATATCGGCAGCGGCAACTTCGGCAGCAGCAACATCGGCAGCGGCAACTTCGGCATCGGCAACATCGGCGGCGGCAACATCGGCTTCGGAAACTCTGGTCCCGGGTTGACTGCGGCTCTGCAAAACTTCGGGTTCGGGAACACCGGCAGCTTCAACATCGGTTTCGGCAACACCGGCGACGGGAATATCGGCTTCGGCAACACCGGCGACGGAAACATCGGTATCGGGCTCACCGGCAACGCGCAGACCGGCTTTGGCGGCTGGAACTCGGGCAGCGGAAACGTCGGTTTGTTCAACTCCGGCACCGACAACATCGGTATCGGCAACTCGGGCACCGGAAACTGGGGCATCGGGAACACCGGCAGCTACAACACCGGCATCGGTAATACGGGCACCACTAACACGGGCTCCTTCAACAGCGGCTTCGTCAACACCGGTATCGGCAACTCGGGCAACTACAACACCGGCTTCTACAACGCGGGCAACACCAACTCGGGCAGCTTCAACCCGGGCGACTACAACACGGGCGGATTCAACACGGGCAACTTCAACACCGGCTACTTCAACACCGGCAACTCGAACACCGGGTTCGCCAACTCCGGCAACGTCAACACCGGCGCCTTCATCGCGGGCAACTACAGCAACGGCTTCTTCTGGCGAGGCGAATACCAGGGGCTAGCCAGCTTCAAGTACGAGGGCGTCGTTCAAGAAACGCCATGGAGCTACGACATCAGCGGCGACATCGAAATACCAATCAAGGGGACCATCAACGCAATTACGCAGGAGGCATTCACGCTCGCCCAGTTCCCGATAGACATCAGCCTAGAAGTCACGATCTGCCTCATCTACATCCCGTTCGTCGGTTGCGTTCTGCACGCCACCCTCCCGCCAATACACATAACCACCGAACATGTCGGACCCTTCGAAATCGGTGCCAACGTGATCAACCCCGAAACCCCGATCGACTTCACGTTCTCGCAACCCATTCATTTCGCCGACAACGGGACGGTGGGCCCTTACACCTTCGGGTTTAGCTGGCAGCAGGCCCCTGGGTTCTTCAATTCGACCACCAACCCGTCGTCGGGCTTCTTCAACTCCGGATCTGGCGGCGCATCGGGCTTCTTCAACGACGCCCAGGGCGCCGTCTCGGGCTTCTGGAACTCGTTCACCGAGAGTTCGGGCATGTTCAACTCTGGCGGCGTAGACGTCTCGGGCCTGCAAAATCACGGCTCGCAGGAGTCGGGCTGGGCAAACTTGGGCAACTTCGTTTCCGGCGTCTACAACACGAGCATGCTGGACCTTATGACCCAGGCCTTTATCTCCGGCTTCGGCAACTACGGCACCGAACTCGCCGGCATCCTCCGCAGCAACAACCCCTGA